Genomic segment of Thiomonas sp. FB-Cd:
ACCGTCGATCGACGGCGACCCAGGGGTGGCGCAACCATCACCCGGGAGAAAATCACTCGCCAGTACGCGCTGCACACGGATTCCGGTTGACCGCACGCGCTGACAAAACGCCCTAGTGTCGGACGTCTGACGGGGCCCAGCGGCGCAATTGGTATGCCTGCGGGAGGGAGCCGCGCTCCTGATTCAGGCCCGTTGCTGATTGTCAGGCTTGAGCTGGCGCATTGGCCTTAGGGAGACAAGGCCGGGTAGGGCATGGATCGCATCAAACTTTGTGCGAATCGGTGTAGGCGAGATCATGCCTGCATTCCTCGTCCGAATGTTGCGCCGAATCGACGAGCAGGGCGCCGCGCTTGTTCATGTCCTGAGGCTAAACTGCGGCGCATGCCTCGAGTTCGCGGGGAACGGGCGCTGCCATTTGGCGTCGCGAGGAAAGGATCATGCGCTTGGGAACCTATCAGTTGGTTTTTCTGGTGCTCTTGGTCATAAGGGCCATCGCGACCGATTTGCGGTTCGCGCCCAATGAAGCACGCGGTGCCGGCCACCGAGGGCATGTGCTTGGCATGTTCTTGTTGTCAATCGTGACAACGACACGCTGGCAAAGGGCTAGCACGGCGTACCAGCGAACCTCGACTGCCGCATGCATGCGGTACAACCCCGAGCGTCTTACCTGTGCCTGACCTGTGAGGTTGAATTTTCTCCGTCGATTGCCGCAATCGTTGATTGCGCTACCCAACAGAGGCCTGCGTACAGTCTCTCGTATCCGCTTGAAATCGGGAAGCGGGATTCTTTCAGTCGTGCAAAGTCGGGACATTCTTGATGGGATAGGCGGCGGGGGACGAGGTCCTGACCTGTTTGCGCGTTATCTGGCCCTTGAAGAAGCGATTGTGGGAAGTCCTTTGAGCACTGGAAACCGGGTGCTTCTGCTTCAAGATGGTCCAGCCACGTACCAAGCCATGTATGCGGCCATCTTGGGTGCGCAGGACCACATCAACATCGAAACGTACATCTTGGATGATGACGCTGTTGGGCAAAGTTTTGCGCAAGCTCTGATCGACAAACAGCGTGAAGGCGTCCAAGTCAACATGATTCACGACAGCATCGGTACCTTCACGACCCCAGCTTCATTCTTCCAGCGGTTGGCCGAAAGTGGTATTCGCGTGCTTGAATTTAATCCTGTGAATCCTTTGTCGGTGCGTAAAGTCTGGGAATTGAATCGGCGCGACCACCGCAAACTGCTGATCGTGGACGGGCGCATTGCTTTCCTGGGGGGAATCAATATCAGCAGCGTGTATTCGGGCGGATCATTCAACGCTGGCTCGCGCATGGGTCCTGACACTGCGCTGGCGTGGCGCGATACCGATCTGCAATTGGAAGGGCCAGTAGTTGCGGAGTTTCAAAAGCTCTTTCTCGCCGCATGGGACAAGCAGTCGGGGCAACCACTGGCGTTGAGGAAGTATTTCCCGACGATCAAGAGTGTCGGCCATGAGGTGGTGCGCGCGATCGGCAGTTCGCCAGAGGACTCCTACAGCCTGATCTATGTGACCCTTCTCTCGGCCATTCGTAACGCGCGAGTTAGCGTGCACCTTATCAATGCTTACTTTGTTCCCGATCCACGTTTACTCGCAACTCTTGAGGCGGCGGCTAAACGTGGTGTGGACGTCACTCTAATCTTGCCCAGCCGGACGGATGCTTGGCTCGTCTTCTACGCGGGCCGCAGCTACTACGGGCGATTGCTCCGTTCGGGGGTGAAAATCTACGAGCGGCGAGGGGTCATCTTGCACTCAAAAGTGGCTTTGATCGATGGCGTTTGGGCCACGATCGGATCGACCAATTTGGACTGGCGCAGCTTTCTCCACAACTACGAAGTGAACGCTGTGGTGCTCGGCGTGAACTTCGGCAACCAGGCCCAAGCCATGTTCAGCAAGGATCTGGATGGCTCCGAAGCAATCACGCATGATCAGTGGAAGCGCCGTCCCATGGTTCAGCGGGCGAAGGAGATGTTCGCCCGCATGTGGAAGTACTGGTTGTGAGGAGCAGGCCGTCTTAGGTGCGCTGTTGGCTTAGGCCGGGCCAAGGGTCAGCGCCACGACGTTTCGTCAGCTCGATGCGTCAGATCAAGGGACTTCCGCTGGTACGCAGAATTTGCATATCCGACAAAATAAGTTACATACTTGCGCATTGTGATACGAAGGGCTAGCCTTCAGCAATCAATCGTGAATTGGTGGCCGTGATTTGGTTGAGTCTGCCTGCCTGGTTTGGGCAAAGGAAGGTGCGGCGGGATGCATCGCCCATTTTTTATAAGTGGGCTTGGCGCGCTTGTCGGCAGTATTGAAGGCAAGAGCGGCTGTGGTGCCGGGATTCAGTGGATTCTGTATTGCTTCCGGGGCCTCAGGTCATGGCGTTAATGCGCATGTTGGCTAGACACAAATCAAAGAGGGCCCTGTGCTTTTCCTGTTTATCGTCAAAGTGCCATTTTTGCCGGCGGAGGCTCGCAGTTGGTGTCCGAGAATCATCTAGGGTTGGAATCACCATCTCCGCGTCACATTTCGCTTTCATCTTCTTGGGGGCTCATCATGAAGCAAGTCAACAGAGTTCTTTCGGCGGTATTTCTGGCCTTTTCGCTGCTTTCCGTCGTGGGTTGTGCGTCGACAGCAAAGCAGGAGGGAACCGGTGAGTACCTTGATGACAGCGTCATTACTGCCAAAGTGAAAGCTGCCATATTGGGTGACCCCACGCTGAAGGTCGCCGAGATCAACGTCGAGACTTTCAAAGGCGTCGTTCAACTCAGTGGCTTTGTGAGTTCACAAGCGGATATCAACAAGGCAGTGGAGTTGACCCGCAAAGTCCATGGTGTTGTCTCTGTCAAAAACGACATGCATGTCAAGTAACGCAGGATCGGATGCGGCTCGCGCCATCTCTGGATCACACCGGAACGTCAGCGAGAGCCGCATGCGTGTTCGTGCTGGGATGCCTCACATGGCACAGAGTGCAGACGCGCACGTTCTCGGCTTTTAATCGGAGGTAGAACTATGCGCTACGCCATTTGCATTCTGTGCATGATGGTTTTCTCGGTGACTTCGGCCACCGCACAGGTGAGTATCGGTATAGGGCTTCCCGGATTGAGCATCGGCATCAACATGCCGGTATATCCGGCTTTCGTTCGCGTGCCGAACTATCCCGTCTACTACGCTCCTGGAGTGTCCTCGAATTACTTCTTTTATGACGGTGTGTACTGGGTTTTCCAGAACGACAATTGGTATGCGAGTTCTTGGTACAACGGGCCTTGGACGTTTGTGAATCCTGACGCGGTTCCGCTGTTCGTCCTGCGCATCCCTGTGCGCTACTACCGGGCTCCACCAACTTATTTTCGCGGGTGGCAACCGGATGCGCCGCCCCGTTGGGGCGAACACTGGGGTCCGCAGTGGGAGCAGCACCGCCGTGGATGGGATCAGTGGAATCACAGTGCAGTGCCTGCTCCGGCTCCACTGCCCACCTACCAGCGGCAGTATTCAGGGGATCGGTATCCTCGCGCCGAAGAGCAGCATATTCTTCGCAACGAGAAATACCGCTACGCGCCGCGCGATCCGATTGGTCGTGAGATCTATCAGGAACAGAACAGGCAAGGGGGGCCTGGACCTTCCCAGCAGAAGCCCGCAGCAGTGCCGCAACAGAGAAGCCCCGCGCAGCACGGCATCCAGCGATCGAACCCTCCTGGACAGTCCCGGCAGTACAGTCCAGGGGCGCCCTCTGACAGGTCCCCGCAACGGCAGGGCGCCAGTCCTCAGCGCCCATTACAAGCCCCAGCGCCGGTACAGCAAAGAGGCCCAGCTACGCCGACCCCACGCGCTGCGCCACAGCCAGGCCCAGCCCAGCGTCAAGTGCCAAACTCAAGCCCGACACCGATGCCACAAGGGAAGGGGTTGAAGCAAGGTCAAGGTCAAGGTCGCGAGAAGGACGACCAACGCGGGCAGGGGCGTAATCAGTAACTCCTGTATTGCCCAACTTAATGAACATGAGGAGCGCATCATGAAACTGTTGAACGGATTGCGTGTCGCGCTTGGTCTGGTGGCAATCTTGCTGCTGGGTGGATGCGCCTCACCCGGCTATCCCAGCTCGACCAGCTACCCAACAAATACCACCGGGTACGCAGGGTATGGTGTTATCCAATCCGTTGAACTGGTCAAACAGTCGGGTACTGCGAGCAGCGGGATCGGCGTGGGCACGATTGCAGGGGGCGTCGTCGGAGGCATCCTTGGCAATCAAGTTGGCTCCGGAACCGGGCAAACCGCGGCCACCATCGGAGGGGTTGCAGCCGGTGCATATCTGGGTCATCAACTGGAAAAAAATCAGCAGGGTTCAGGCAACGTCTATCAGTTCACCGTGCGCATGGACAACGGGTCCTATCAAACATTGACTCAAAGCACGAGCGACAACTTTCAAGTGGGCGAGCGTGTACGCGTACAAAATGGCGCCCTCATGCGCCCCTGATTTCTATGGCGACGGCAGGGTGGTCACAGCGCGGTTGACCCATCTTGTGTTGCGGAAGCCAACTAGCGCTTGTTGCCTCCCACCAGCAGGAGTACCCCACCGGCCACAATCGCCCCGACGCCAGCCCAGATCGGAATGTTGACCGTTTCCTTTTCCTTGACCGACAGTTCGATCGGTCCCAGCTTGGCCTCATGGGTCTGCTTCGTGTAACTAAAACCTCCATATACCAAGCCCAAGACCCCTGCGAGGATCAGAGCGAGTGCTGCAATCCGAAGTGGATTCATGACGTCTCCCGTTATGCAAACACATGCCGGATCCTCGGAAGAGGAGCCGCATCATGGCGTTTTCCTCGCTGACTGACGAACTTCAACCAACTCCTGCGGTTGAACAGCTAAACCATATCGAATCCCGCTCAACCCCGTCAAGAACGTCGGCCTTGAATGACATTGAGCACAATCAGCACGATCGCAATGATCAGAAGCACATGGATGAAACCCCCCATTGTGTACGAGCTGACAAGCCCAAGAATCCAGAGAACAACCAAAACAGCCGCGATAGTCCAGAGCATTCTTTTTCTCCTTCTAAAACGATCTGACGATTCAATAAGCTAGTGTAGTGAATCATTCTTAAGTGAACTTAATGTCTTGCTGCATCTCCAATGTTTTACTGTGGACTGGCGTGGAGAGAGCGAGTGCGAGTTGCCCCTGAGATTGTTTTGACCAATGAGGAGCGAGCCGAGTTGACGAAGCTGGCTCGTTCCAAGCTCACCAGCGTGAGGCTGGCGCAACGCGCACGCATCGTGCTGCTGGCTTCGCAGGGCATGCAGAGCAAGGAGATTGCCGCCGAGCTGGGCATTGGGCGAGTCCAGGTCTCGCGCTGGCGCGAACGCTATGCCGAGTTCAGGCTTGCGGGCATCGAGCACGACTTGCCGCGCGGGGCACCGCCGGTGACTGTGGATGTGGCGCGCCTCATCGAACTGACCACCCAGCGCAAGCCCGAGGCGGCCACGCACTGGAGCACCCGAACCCTGGCCGCCGAGTTGGGGGTCAGCGCAGCCAGCGTCTCGCGGCATTGGCGCAAGAACGGCCTGAAGCCCCATCTGGTGCGTGGCTTCAAGGTCTCGCGCGACCCGAAGTTCGTCGAGAAGCTCGAAGACATCGTGGGGCTGTACCTGTGGCCGCCCGAGCACGCCTTGGTGCTGTGCTGTGACGAGAAGAGCCAGGTGCAGGCGCTGGACCGCACACAGCCTGGGCTGCCCCTGAAGAAGGGGCGTGCGCAGACGATGACGCACGACTACAAGCGCAACGGCACGACTACGCTGTTCGCGGCGCTGAACGTGCTCGACGGCCAGGTCATCGGCCAGTGTCAGCAGCGCCACACCCACACCGAGTGGCTGAAGTTCCTGCGGCAGATCCACCGCGAGACGCCCAAAGGCAAGACGCTGCATCTGATCGCCGACAACTACGCCACGCACAAGCATCCTGCCGTACAGGCTTGGTTGACCAAGCATCCGCGATTCAACATGCACTTCACGCCGACCTCGGCGTCGTGGCGGAACAGGGTCGAGCGCTTCTGCCGCGACATCACCGTCAATCGGCTGCGCCGCGGCGTGTTCACCAGCGTGCCGCAGTTGATCACTGCCATTGATGAGTACGTTGCCCATCACAACACCAAACCCAAGCCGTTCATCTGGACCAAGAGCGCTGCCGACATCCTGCAGAAGGTCATTCGTGCCAACAGTCACTTAAGTTCTAAACAGAATGCAACACTACACTAGCTCTTCTTGAACCATGAGTCACTCGCCTTGCGTTGCCATTCGGCAATTTGTTCATCAGCTTTGTCCTTGGCAACGCCGTAGCGCTCCTGGATCTTTCCGGCGAGCTGCTCGCGCCGACCTGCCACGACATCAAGGTCGTCATCGGTCAACTTCCCCCACTGCTCCTTGGCTTTCCCGGTGAGCTGTTTCCAGTTACCTTGAATTTGATCCCAGTTCATTTCAGAGTCCTCTCATGATTGCGGTAGAACACGAGCCCTTGTTGGATATCGAAACGGGTACGCACTGTTTGTTACAGTAGTCCAAACCTAGGCCAATTGCCAGGAATCATTTCGCCGAATTTTCGACACGATTGAATGGCAGCGGTCATGCCGGCTCGATCAGCTGCTTTCCATCAAACGGCTCCCCGATAATCAAGATGATTCCACCTGATGATCATTCATCCGCGCGTTCGGAGAGCGGGGTGCTTCTTGCCCTTTTGGTCGTCGTCTCACTCGCGTTCGGGTGGATTCTGGTGCCGTTTTATGGGACGGTCTTGTGGGGGTCGATCATTGCGTTAACCTTCGCCCCCTTGTACCGGGCGCTGATTGCGCGTCTGAATGGACGCCGCACGCCAGCGGCACTTTTGACACTGATCATCGTCGCGTTGATCGTCGTGATTCCTTTTGCGCTGATCACCGCCTCGCTGGCGCGCGAGGCAACGCTGCTGTACCAAAGAATGCAGTCGGGAGCGCTCAATCCAGCGATTTACTTCCGCGGGGTGTTTGACGCGCTCCCCCAATGGGTTCTGGGGCTGATTGAGCGGTTTGGGCTGGCTGACTTCGATAGCCTACAGCGACGACTGGCCATCGCGGTAACGCAGGGCATGCAGTTCATTGCGACGCACGCTCTCAGCATCGGTCAGAACACCTTTGCGTTCGTCGCCAGCCTTTTCATCACCCTGTATCTCGCTTTCTTCCTCATCCGCGACGGCGACGGTGTAGCGCGCGCCGTGCAGCAGGCGATTCGTCTGGCGGCCGAGCACAAACAGGAGTTGCTAAACAAGTTCACCACGGTGCTCCGTGCCACGGTCAAGGGCAACCTGCTGGTGGCAGCCGTCCAGGGCGCCCTGGGTGGCATCGCTTTCTGGCTCCTCGGCATCAATGCGGCCTTGCTATGGGCGGTGTTGATGGGTTTTTTATCGTTGTTGCCTGCGGTCGGTGCCGCCTTGGTGTGGTTGCCTGTGGCAATCTATTTGCTCGTGACGGGCGCCATTTCGCATAGCATCGCGCTCACTGTCTACGGCGTGCTTGTGATCGGCCTGACTGACAACCTGCTGCGCCCGATTCTCGTGGGTAAAGACACGCGATTGCCTGACTATGTGGGCATGATGGCGACACTTGGTGGCATGGCGGTCTTCGGGATCAATGGGTTCATCTTGGGCCCAGCCATCGCGGCCATGTTCATCGCGGTCTGGCACATCTATGGCACGACGCGTGGCAACGCTATGCCCTAAGCCGCGCATTGGGTAATTCGGGGCGTTGCCTTACAGCCAATACTCCCACGCCCGCGCGAATAATTCCCTGATCCTCTCGCAGTGCGGGCGTCTTGGTCACAGCCGCCCAGTCAACAAAAGCACGACGATGATGATCACGACTAACCCCAGCGCACCGCTCGGGCCGTAGCCCCAGTTTCGACTGTGTGGCCAAGTCGGGATGACACCGATGAGCAACAGAATCAATACGACAAGCAGGATGGTTCCCAAGCCCATGATCTTCTTATATGGATGCCTCCCGGCGATCAAGAGCAATCGGCGTTGTGCTGTGAAGAGTCGGCTGCCGCCTTATATCCGGCCTCGATCGCGGGTTGTCTGGTTGCCCAGACGCGCCGCCGGCCCCGATGTCATTCGCGGACAAGCGCCTCATCTCCTAGAGCGGACTGTTGAAGTCCGACAACGGATTCAGGTTTGGCTTGCCCCGGTCCGACCGGTTCACATCACGCTGCGTCTTGCTGCCTCATCGCCTACAAAGGCGGTCCATTCCTTTCATCAAGTAAGAGTTGATCCATGGTCACCGTTCGTTCAGGCCGCTTGCGGCCGCACGCTGCGGTGGCCCCTCTGGTAATCCTGTTGTCTGGCCGTGACGGCCCAGATCGTCCGCGCCATCTTGGCCGCCTGGGCCACGATGACCACGTTGGCCGGGCGCCGCTGCCGGATCTGCTCCAACCATGGCCCCGGTTCCTTGGCGTGCGTGAGCACGGATCGCGCGCCGTGGATCAACAGCGTTCGCACGTAGGCGTCGCCGCGTTTGGAGATGCCCTGCAGGCGGATCTTGCCGCCCGTGCCTCGCTGTGCGGGCACCAGGCCCAGCCAGGCGCAGAACTGGCGCGCCGAGCCGAAAGCGCGGGCGTCGCCCATGGTGGCGATCGCCGCTGTGGCGGTGAGCACCCCGACGCCGGGGATCTCGGCAATGCGCCGCATGTCCGGATCCTGGCGGAGTTGCCATGCCAGACGCTTGTCGATGGCGGCGATGTCCTCGCCCAGCGCCTTGATCCTTTGCACCTGCTCGCGCAGACTGTCGGCCACCATCTGCGGCAGCGCCGTCGAGAGTGCCTCCAGCGCCGCCTCGACCTCGCCCAGCATGGCCCGGCTGCCCTTGGCGAAGACGGTGCCGAACTCGTACAGCAATCCGCGCAGCGCGTTGGTCTGCATGACGCGCATCTTCATCAGCAGCTCGCGCTGGCGATGCAGCGTCAGCGTGGCCTGCTGCGCCAGCGACTTGACTCCGACGAACTTGGTGCCCGGCTGCTGCACCGCCAGCCAGATCGCTCGCGCGTCCGTCGCATCGGTCTTGTTGCCCGACACGAACGGCCGCACCGCCCGGGCGTGCAGCAGCCTCACCTCATGGCCCAGCGCGCGCAGCTCGCGCGCCCAGTGGTGCGCCCCGCCGCAGGCCTCGATGCCGACCAGGCACCGCGCCCGGTTGGCGAAGTGCTCCAGCACCTTGGCCCGCTTGAT
This window contains:
- a CDS encoding CsbD family protein; translation: MNWDQIQGNWKQLTGKAKEQWGKLTDDDLDVVAGRREQLAGKIQERYGVAKDKADEQIAEWQRKASDSWFKKS
- a CDS encoding AI-2E family transporter, producing MIPPDDHSSARSESGVLLALLVVVSLAFGWILVPFYGTVLWGSIIALTFAPLYRALIARLNGRRTPAALLTLIIVALIVVIPFALITASLAREATLLYQRMQSGALNPAIYFRGVFDALPQWVLGLIERFGLADFDSLQRRLAIAVTQGMQFIATHALSIGQNTFAFVASLFITLYLAFFLIRDGDGVARAVQQAIRLAAEHKQELLNKFTTVLRATVKGNLLVAAVQGALGGIAFWLLGINAALLWAVLMGFLSLLPAVGAALVWLPVAIYLLVTGAISHSIALTVYGVLVIGLTDNLLRPILVGKDTRLPDYVGMMATLGGMAVFGINGFILGPAIAAMFIAVWHIYGTTRGNAMP
- a CDS encoding IS110 family transposase: MDGLQVVGLDIAKLVFQMHTVDMFTGEIANVQIKRAKVLEHFANRARCLVGIEACGGAHHWARELRALGHEVRLLHARAVRPFVSGNKTDATDARAIWLAVQQPGTKFVGVKSLAQQATLTLHRQRELLMKMRVMQTNALRGLLYEFGTVFAKGSRAMLGEVEAALEALSTALPQMVADSLREQVQRIKALGEDIAAIDKRLAWQLRQDPDMRRIAEIPGVGVLTATAAIATMGDARAFGSARQFCAWLGLVPAQRGTGGKIRLQGISKRGDAYVRTLLIHGARSVLTHAKEPGPWLEQIRQRRPANVVIVAQAAKMARTIWAVTARQQDYQRGHRSVRPQAA
- a CDS encoding phosphatidylserine/phosphatidylglycerophosphate/cardiolipin synthase family protein, producing MNFLRRLPQSLIALPNRGLRTVSRIRLKSGSGILSVVQSRDILDGIGGGGRGPDLFARYLALEEAIVGSPLSTGNRVLLLQDGPATYQAMYAAILGAQDHINIETYILDDDAVGQSFAQALIDKQREGVQVNMIHDSIGTFTTPASFFQRLAESGIRVLEFNPVNPLSVRKVWELNRRDHRKLLIVDGRIAFLGGINISSVYSGGSFNAGSRMGPDTALAWRDTDLQLEGPVVAEFQKLFLAAWDKQSGQPLALRKYFPTIKSVGHEVVRAIGSSPEDSYSLIYVTLLSAIRNARVSVHLINAYFVPDPRLLATLEAAAKRGVDVTLILPSRTDAWLVFYAGRSYYGRLLRSGVKIYERRGVILHSKVALIDGVWATIGSTNLDWRSFLHNYEVNAVVLGVNFGNQAQAMFSKDLDGSEAITHDQWKRRPMVQRAKEMFARMWKYWL
- a CDS encoding IS630 family transposase; translated protein: MFYCGLAWRERVRVAPEIVLTNEERAELTKLARSKLTSVRLAQRARIVLLASQGMQSKEIAAELGIGRVQVSRWRERYAEFRLAGIEHDLPRGAPPVTVDVARLIELTTQRKPEAATHWSTRTLAAELGVSAASVSRHWRKNGLKPHLVRGFKVSRDPKFVEKLEDIVGLYLWPPEHALVLCCDEKSQVQALDRTQPGLPLKKGRAQTMTHDYKRNGTTTLFAALNVLDGQVIGQCQQRHTHTEWLKFLRQIHRETPKGKTLHLIADNYATHKHPAVQAWLTKHPRFNMHFTPTSASWRNRVERFCRDITVNRLRRGVFTSVPQLITAIDEYVAHHNTKPKPFIWTKSAADILQKVIRANSHLSSKQNATLH
- a CDS encoding BON domain-containing protein, which codes for MKQVNRVLSAVFLAFSLLSVVGCASTAKQEGTGEYLDDSVITAKVKAAILGDPTLKVAEINVETFKGVVQLSGFVSSQADINKAVELTRKVHGVVSVKNDMHVK
- a CDS encoding DUF3309 family protein gives rise to the protein MGLGTILLVVLILLLIGVIPTWPHSRNWGYGPSGALGLVVIIIVVLLLTGRL
- a CDS encoding glycine zipper 2TM domain-containing protein, whose amino-acid sequence is MKLLNGLRVALGLVAILLLGGCASPGYPSSTSYPTNTTGYAGYGVIQSVELVKQSGTASSGIGVGTIAGGVVGGILGNQVGSGTGQTAATIGGVAAGAYLGHQLEKNQQGSGNVYQFTVRMDNGSYQTLTQSTSDNFQVGERVRVQNGALMRP
- a CDS encoding lmo0937 family membrane protein, which encodes MLWTIAAVLVVLWILGLVSSYTMGGFIHVLLIIAIVLIVLNVIQGRRS